A genomic region of Dreissena polymorpha isolate Duluth1 chromosome 4, UMN_Dpol_1.0, whole genome shotgun sequence contains the following coding sequences:
- the LOC127875902 gene encoding uncharacterized protein LOC127875902, translated as MRCGRYLVTVILSVLSILSEHGLMGTANGTSIECASDSDFTFKFYSKICAKSITIAECDLGKEECMMLATTHENKYSVMYTRRGGVLRIKDLDEETVGTYQCYETFNPFNVVSTHILLADYKSPMENCIGNSLKTTGGGRTDKYGHIVMGTLTNTSLECSSNVGLTFRFFSNILPSPVTIAECDFTTESCIMLQTTFKNKFDVFYTGRAGVLYIASLDDETIGEYRCCETFNPTNFISVDINLPYRNDVVNTTYGVPKATESINVLGNGLQKNETQNGTIIMVVGLIAFFLFGLIAVVIGIKIFVLITNKKGKSSIDSTTTGQAETDQLSGVRVELSNQFAELIDPVTQIETDGYDSGYASSKIGERKGRRKNNRKFQVSLRRLKSI; from the exons ATGCGGTGCGGACGTTATCTCGTGACGGTCATATTGTCTG TATTATCAATCCTTTCTGAACACGGCTTGATGGGCACAGCGAATGGAACGTCAATAGAATGCGCCTCCGACTCAGATTTCACCTTCAAATTTTATAGCAAAATTTGCGCGAAATCGATAACGATTGCAGAATGTGATTTGGGGAAAGAAGAATGCATGATGTTGGCAACCACTCACGAAAACAAGTACAGCGTTATGTACACTAGACGTGGCGGCGTTCTGAGAATTAAAGATCTAGACGAAGAAACCGTAGGAACTTACCAATGCTATGAAACATTCAATCCCTTTAATGTTGTCAGCACGCATATCTTACTAGCGGACTATAAATCACCAATGGAAAATTGTATCGGAAACTCACTAAAAACTACGG GAGGTGGTCGAACGGACAAGTATGGACATATCGTGATGGGTACATTAACGAACACGTCGTTAGAATGTTCTTCAAATGTCGGACTCACATTCAGATTTTTTAGCAATATATTACCATCACCTGTTACAATTGCAGAATGCGACTTCACGACTGAATCATGCATTATGTTGCAAACaacgtttaaaaataaattcgaCGTGTTTTACACTGGTCGCGCAGGAGTGTTGTACATAGCCAGTTTAGACGACGAAACGATTGGAGAGTATAGATGTTGTGAAACTTTCAACCCAACCAACTTTATCAGCGTTGACATTAATTTACCCTACAGAAATGATGTGGTAAACACAACGTATGGTGTTCCGAAAGCAACCGAGAGTATTAACG TTTTAGGGAACGGTTTACAGAAAAATGAAACACAAAACGGCACGATCATTATGGTTGTTGGACTGATTGCTTTTTTCCTTTTTGGGCTGATTGCTGTGGTCATCGGCATCAAAATCTTTGTATTAATTACTAATAAGAAAG GTAAATCAAGCATTGATTCTACAACAACTGGACAGGCAGAG ACAGATCAACTTTCGGGGGTGAGAGTGGAGCTAAGTAATCAGTTCGCTGAACTCATTGACCCGGTTACACAG ATTGAAACGGATGGGTACGATTCCGGCTATGCTTCTAGCAAG